Proteins encoded within one genomic window of Eurosta solidaginis isolate ZX-2024a chromosome 1, ASM4086904v1, whole genome shotgun sequence:
- the HHEX gene encoding hematopoietically-expressed homeobox protein HHEX — MTMEITSIKTNNKTSFSIENILEDKPHSGRASNTKSGAPQNNGKCTKPNDLSRLTKAYNSITSFPATSTHSIPPRVQSHADENAPQPIANPISSTAYTTLSADGQYHFKKLLLKTDHGSIGIPLMTTPDTLHFDPDYEPTSLLYQKMLNMQKNSALFMPHFQAAAAAAAVAPTGFCEQYSPFLECDGFQGNAAAAAALYCNAAYPGFYMPNFGVKRKGGQIRFTSQQTKSLENRFVNSKYLSPEERRHLALQLKLSDRQVKTWFQNRRAKWRRSNQSKCSSSASQMLNQALSGDGAASVVTSSNISSSVEHHAGNICNSSYGSAEGNRDMLSEGDEDDDENGDDVVYSNKGNL, encoded by the exons ATGACCATGGAAATTACAAGCATAAAAACTAATAATAAAACCTCATTTTCCATCGAAAATATATTGGAAGATAAACCGCATAGCGGTAGAGCTTCCAACACAAAATCGGGAGCACCACAAAATAATGGCAAATGTACTAAGCCTAATGATTTGTCACGTCTCACGAAAGCATATAATTCAATAACTTCATTTCCAGCTACCAGCACCCACTCAATCCCACCGAGAGTGCAGTCACATGCCGATGAGAACGCTCCACAGCCGATAGCAAACCCAATCAGCTCTACTGCTTACACAACACTTTCAGCCGACGGGCAATATCATTTCAAAAAACTTTTGTTAAAAACTGACCACGGGTCGATTGGCATACCGTTAATGACAACACCTGATACATTACACTTCGACCCTGATTACGAACCCACATCATTACTCTACCAAAAAATGCTGAATATGCAAAAGAACTCAGCTTTATTTATGCCACATTTTCAGGCAGCAGCTGCAGCAGCTGCGGTAGCACCGACGGGATTTTGTGAACAGTACAGTCCATTTTTGGAATGTGATG GCTTCCAAGGCAATGCTGCCGCTGCTGCTGCTCTTTATTGCAATGCTGCATATCCCGGTTTTTATATGCCCAACTTTGGTGTCAAACGAAAAGGTGGTCAAATTCGTTTCACTTCACAACAGACAAAGAGTCTCGAGAATCGTTTTGTTAATTCAAAATATCTCTCACCTGAAGAACGCCGTCATCTCGCGCTTCAACTCAAACTTTCCGATCGTCAGGTGAAAACTTGGTTTCAAAATCGACGTGCCAAATGGCGTCGTTCTAATCAAAGCAAATGTTCCAGCTCAGCTTCACAAATGTTGAACCAAGCTTTAAGTGGGGATGGTGCGGCAAGCGTGGTAACAAGTAGTAACATTTCGTCAAGTGTGGAACATCATGCGGGCAATATTTGTAACAGTAGTTATGGTTCGGCAGAAGGCAATCGTGATATGCTCTCGGAAGGTGACGAAGATGATGATGAAAATGGCGATGATGTAGTATATAGTAATAAGGGAAATTTGTAA